The Deltaproteobacteria bacterium genome contains the following window.
GTCAGGGCAGCTGAGGAGCTTCGTTTGTGGGACAAATCTGTCCCACAAAAGTCCCACATGACTACCCAACCAAACAGCCAAGAACGCTTCGCAACCACTCGGAATTCGAAATTTGTCCCACTATAGTCCCACAAACGCTAAAACGCCCTCCGGTGGAGGGCGTCAGAATCTCTATAACTTATTGATTTTATTGGTGCGGATGAGAGGACTTGAACCTCCACTCCCTTGCGAGAACTAGAACCTGAATCTACCAAAGCCTCTTTATCTCTATATTTTTCAATGGCATACGAGCATCTCTCCTCTATTTATCCAAATTCCCTGTCAGAAAATCGACAGAAGGATGGTATTGTCATAGTGATGCCGCTGTACAAGGACAAGAAAAGCCCCTTCTGGTGGATGAGCTACACCCTAGACGGAAAACGCTACCGAGAATCAACGAAGACGAAGAACAAGAGGGACGCACAATTGGTGTTGGCCAAGGTTCTTGCAGAACGCAAGCCTCGAGCAAAAGGCACAGTTTCGATTTTGCTGGATGGCCTACTGAAGGATTACAGGATCAACGGCAAGAGTTTAGGGTGGGCACAGTTGGTCGTTGAGACTCACTTACGTCCACAGTTCGGCAGTAAAAAGATCTCTGCCGTGACGGCAGAAGATTTAAAGGACTACATCGAATTCAGACTAAATGCTGGCGTGAAGAATGCGACGATAAACCGGGAATTGTCGCTGTTGAGAAAATCGTTTAATCTTGCAGACTATTCATTTCCCAAGATTCCAAAACTGGCAGAGAGCCTACCTAGACAAGGATTCTTGACAGATAAAGAATATGAAAACCTTTGCAGAAACGCACCAGACCATATTGTTCCTATCATCATTTTTGCATACTCAACGGGAATCAGAAAAGGAGAACTCCTGAGCCTAAAGTGGGACCAAGTCGACTTTGAGGCAAACGTTATTCGCATAGATGGAAGGGACACCAAGAACGGTGAGTCCCGGACTATCCCATTGAGCAAGCAGACTGCGTTTATGCTCAGGACCATGACAGTTGAGTGCGACCACGTCTTCACCTACAGAGGCAAACCAATCAAGAATTTTGATGCTGCTTTCAAGTCAGCGGCAAAAGCAGCGGGACTACCAAATCTTCTTTTCCATGATCTAAGACGCTGCTTCATCAGGAATATGTCCCGTGCAGGTGTTCCGGATTCGGTAGCGATGAAAATCTCCGGACACAAAACACGGACTGTTTACGACCGATACAATATCGTTTCTGAAGCCGATCTTCATGAAGCAATGAGGAAAAGAGAAGCCACACTGACGGGCAGAGAAACAGCCGTCGAAGGTTTATTGAGTGGCCCTCTCAGTCAGCTTTTTGACGACTAGTACGCTTGAAGACCCTCCTCAGGCCCAACTACACCTAAAACCCCATTCTTCGCCACGGAAACGCCCCTTCCTGCCACTTTCTCCCCCTGCCCTCCAAAGCCCAACCCAAACACCCTTAGCCCCGCTCTAAAGCATTTTTCTGGAACGGGTGGAGTTACTACAGGAAAACAGTAATTTTCGCAGAAGGCCATATATTGACACTGCCACACAGTAATGTTATACTATTATAAATATATCTATAGGCATTTATCCAAGCATTTAGGCCCTATATCCGCCTAATGAGTCAGTGGTGAAATTCCAGGCTAGTGTCTGAGATGGCGCACAAGATCCTCTAATGGATGCTTGGTGAGACACCTATACCCAAATTCACCAGATACCTATCTATATCAATATAAAGGAGTTGAAAGAAATGAACGAAGAAGTGTACGTCGCTAGTACGTGGCTAGATAAAACAGAATTCGATTGGTTGGTTGAATTTGCCAAGCAAACATCTTCCACTAGATCCAAAGCATTAAAACAAATAATAAAGAAATATAAAGAATGGAAAGAAGGAACAAATGAATAGAAAAATATATGAAGACAAATTAGATTTGAAGATTGTCAACCTCCAAAACCTACTTCAGGTACTGAAGAACATGTTGGAGAAGAACAAAACCTCCACCATCAAGATCAGCATAGAGAAGGTGTCATGAAGCCGGAGAAGTTCACTTCGGAGATGCGAAAAGCGTTCTTCCAAAGCCTCTCCAGCAGATTCACCAGCAATTTCGCCAGTTTCGCTCTCACGCTGCAATTTTCAACATCCTGCATGGTTTCAGCAGAGGAAGATCTAAAGAGGATCCTGACGAGATTATGCCTGTACACCGATGCCGACATCCTCTATGGCGGCATTCTCGTCTCTTCTGCTTCATCAGGAAAAATTCATTGTCACCTGATTCTGACATCAAAAACATCTAAAATTTCAGCAGATGTGGAAAGAGCGAAGATGAGAATCTTCTTTCAAGAAGGGGATTGGAAATGGATTTCAAAATTCATGGACCGGAAG
Protein-coding sequences here:
- a CDS encoding site-specific integrase codes for the protein MAYEHLSSIYPNSLSENRQKDGIVIVMPLYKDKKSPFWWMSYTLDGKRYRESTKTKNKRDAQLVLAKVLAERKPRAKGTVSILLDGLLKDYRINGKSLGWAQLVVETHLRPQFGSKKISAVTAEDLKDYIEFRLNAGVKNATINRELSLLRKSFNLADYSFPKIPKLAESLPRQGFLTDKEYENLCRNAPDHIVPIIIFAYSTGIRKGELLSLKWDQVDFEANVIRIDGRDTKNGESRTIPLSKQTAFMLRTMTVECDHVFTYRGKPIKNFDAAFKSAAKAAGLPNLLFHDLRRCFIRNMSRAGVPDSVAMKISGHKTRTVYDRYNIVSEADLHEAMRKREATLTGRETAVEGLLSGPLSQLFDD